From Triplophysa dalaica isolate WHDGS20190420 chromosome 24, ASM1584641v1, whole genome shotgun sequence:
CTCTTCAGTGGGTTTGGCCAAGTCTTTCTGCATTTGTTTATCTCTGGACTGAACAGACGTGGTCTCACAGACTCTTGGTTGGCTGTTTCTCCTGCATGATGAAGATTCAGAGGTCCTGGAACCATCAGGAGTCCCTCTCTCATCATTTGTGTGTTGACATCCACCTTTGTCTCTCCCTGAGTTCTGTGGCACAACCTTCGATTTGGCTTTCACTTGCTTCTCCAGCTGTTCTTCATCAACATCAAAGCTTTGCTTTCCATTCGCACCCTTTGGTTTGTGACTACACGCAGGTCTGTTTTTGCTGTCTCCGGGactttttctttgttgttgtgAATAGATCTCCTCTCTGTCCCTATTGTCCTCTCTGgagttttttaatgaatgtctTTTTTTCCAAACCACGCTGTCCTCGGGATCTGCTTGTTTGGCTTTTGCGGTGACCCCACCGGCATCCTggtctcttttgtgttctctctCCGTCTTCTGTCCTTGATATCTGGAGCTTTGGCCGGGGTCATCTCTGCCTCCTTTGACTCCTGGGACATCACGATCTTTTGGACTATCCTTTCCGATTCTTCCCCTATGAGTGTAACTTGACCCCGGAGTGACGTCTTTTGAATGTTTAGGGTTGTCCTGGTTCCTCCCTTGCCCACGATTGAAATCTTGGGTACGAATTGCGAAGCCATCATCACCTTTATGACGGATCCCATTGTTGTTCTCCTCTGCATCCTTGTAGAAGAAATACCCGTCGTCTTCTTCCTCGCTATCCTCCAACTCTTCCTCCGTCTCCTCGTCGTCCTCCTCATCCTCAGCCATAGGAGCTTGCACAAAAGTGGTCTCCGTGATAGGCTCAGGACGTTTGTAAACCAACGTTGTTGCTGTCTTTCTGAACGACCTCGTAGAAACCTTCCGAGGGCCCCCAAGCCTCCGGCTTGGAGTTTACTCCGAGGTCCCGGGATGTGCCGGGACCCTCAGCACCATCCGGCCCTTCATGGCAGTCCATTCCTTCCATGTAACTTTCATCCTCAGGGCAGCAGTGGACATAGTAGGTCATCCTATCCGCTTCGGTTTGGAGATCTTCCTCGTAGTCATGCTCTTCCCCTTCCTCTTCCCCAGATGCTATGTTCTCATATTCGGACAGCGAGTCTTCATCCATGCTGTCAGGTTGAGGAGGGCTTGATTCATCCTCAGATCCATCGGTTAGACTGGATCTGGCCCGCATGGGCGAAGACGGCTGGATGTCATGCTTGCTGCGGCCAGGCTTCTCAAGATTTGGATCGTCTCCATCCCCAGAGATTTTTTCAGGTTTTTCAGACACAAGGCTGGATGCTGATGGGTTGAGCTCTGAAATGAAAGCTTTGTTCTCCTGCTTTCTCCGGAGAGCCATAACAGGCTTCATTCAACCCACACGAGCGAGATTCTGTCAGCCCTGAAACAAAGTTTGTACAAATGAGTACAAAATGAGCATTTTCACAACAAACGAGAGAAAACGGAGTTTCTAAATCCCTAGTGGTGGGTAACTTTATAAGGTACTGCAGTGGAATAAGTCGAACTGTAATAATGAAAGtctgaatgaaaaacaaaacactgatgGTCATTTAATTATAAATGGTAGAATGGTAATAAAgatggtttcatcttaacaacatagaCAATCGTTTCTGCgtatgcacacttttgtgaccccaactcaACTTCCTGTACACCAGGGATTCTCAAAGTCTACTTTCAAAGGTCCAAATCTGAATTAACGAGAATGTCAAAGGTCCGGACAATTGGTTGtttcaaaattagtttttaatacacatccttataactttttataatgaattaacattccttttttgaaaacaataaagagtattttgcatttaaaatacatttacaacacaTCTAAAAGTGGCAAAACATACCAAGAGGTAtaggccaaaaataaaatggtgcaAAATACAGAGCAGCCTTATGTGAAAATGGCACTGTCTGTTCTCAATCAGCTGCCTAAACCATTCAAAAGCATACAGAGCAGGCGggtctcgtctctctctctcgcggtCATGTGATGTCATGCGTCGATTGGTCTGAGCGTAGTGGCGCCACAAGTCAAACAAGCGGGTCTGGATTTAATTCCCTCCGGGTCCGGATCCGGACCGGAGACCAGACTTTGAGTAGCCCTGTTTTAAATGGTTACGgcaagagattttttttctaaaaaaaatcttattgtgTTAAACTTTCAgcaaagttttgaaatgaatgttaTACATATTGAAACCAAGATTTGTATGACTCACCCAATTATAGCCATTTACAATGGACTTCTCAAGAGTTCTTAAGATCATAATTGCATCTCGCCTATTATGACCTAAGTTGTGGAGAAAGTAAGTGACCAACTATCCACACTATCCTGACTGCAAGCCAAAGGTTTACCTACACCTTGACATCGTTCACCCTGAGATGTGTTAAAACCTCTGTGGAAAACACAACTACATCCGAGCATCAAGAGGACAGAACTGTGCAGTTCAGCAATGCGCATcagcaggaaacatgctgataTCTCACTACAGGGATCTCTCTCTTGTTGATAGGCATCAAATTCCCTTGTGGAAGGTAGAATTCCCTTAGATAAAACTTCCTGGTTTTGATTATTATGCGACTATTGTATGTCactgtacaaaacacaaatggCCTAAAAGTTTTGAAGTTTGAATTCATACATTACactgaaaataaacttgaataataTTTGAAGAGTGTGGTTCATAAATGAGATTGctcctgtttttattgtgcattccaatgaatatcaatcaaactgcagttagtttgttttgatttgagccaTAAGAACTaagaaaaaatacagctaactaacacaataatacacaataaaacatgataacataataaaaaaaggagttatctcattttggaaccataCTCTTTTTTAGATAATACCAAGATTATTGAGGTTTTTCGATCAGGTTTTAGAAAATATCATTCGACCAAAACTTCTCtattaaaggtttaaaatgacctCTTATTAAATGGTGACTCTGGGGATCTCTCTGTATTGTTGTTACTCGACCTGACTGCTGCTTTTGACACTTTTGACCACACAATTTTGCTATCACGCCTGGAGCACTGTGTAGTGATAACGGGTCTGCATTAGACTGGTTCAAATCATATTTCACAAATCGctgttttaaagttaaaataggAGATTCTGCCTCTGAGGTGGCCTCCTTATCTTGCGGTGTTCCCCAGGGATCCATTCTGGCACCCATCCTTTTTTCCCTATATGTGCTCCACCTGGGCTCTACTTTAAGGAAATACGTTAGTCTGTCGttccactgttatgctgacTAAACCAAAATCTATCTACCCCGAAAGCATATCTTGAATGATTTGAATACACTTATGTCTTGCGTGTCGGATATTAAAGCCTAGTTATCTCGAAACTTCTTAAattttaatgaagaaaaaatgaaattatagtGTTTGGTCGACCGGACTCAACCCAGGTAATTTGACCTCATGGAAAAACCCTGCGTTAAATATCTAAAATTCGACAAAGAAACTAACATGGTGGTAAATTCCTGTTATTTTCAGCTTCGAattcttgctttaagcaaagCCTTACTTATCCaggaaaatgtttgaaaaagtcATCCACGCATTTATAGCATCTAGATTGGACTACTTCAACTACTGTATTACGGGATTGGTCAATTAGCCGTTTACAATTACTTCAAAATTCAGCAGCCAGACTCTTAACAAGAACCAAAAAATGTCACTGCATCCAGTTCTACGCATCCTAAACTGTTTGCTTAGGCGCTTTAGaactgattttaaaattattttacaagcttttaaagaattaaatggtCTGGCTCCCTCTTATTTATCAGACCTTTTAACTGAATATAGACCCACTGTTTCTCTTCGGTCATCAAACCAGAGATTACTGTGTATCCCAAAGTCTCGGTCACGATCTAGGGGTGATCGTGCAACAAACCCAAACACTTAAAGTTGcaaagtttaaagggatagttcaccaaaaaaatgaaaattctgtcatcatttactcgcccccagattgttccaaacctctataagttactttgttttgctaaacacaaaggaagatatttggaagaatgtcagtaaccaaaccaaatctcatcccccattgtctcccatagtatttatttttcctactattgcaCGGGGACGAGATCTGcttagttactgacattcttccgaaaatcttcctttgtattcagcagaaagaaaacaccctcagattgttccagacaaacctgtatgaatgagtaaatgatgacagattttcattttcaggtggAGTATACCTTTAAATTGAATTCTTATTCCTTATACCTCACACCTTGTTTGCAACTTTAGATATCCTGAAGAGGATTTGGCTCAGGCTTTAGGGAAAAATAGCAAACCTAAGCTGAAATTTGCTCTTGGTCGAAGCCATGCTATCGAAGACATTAGTGTCGCCATCGGATCAGCGCACACCATCTGACCGCCCGATAAACCTGTCTTCTCTAATGCTCTTTTTCTTCAGCTACCACAATGAATTTGCAAGGATCTGATTCGTTCATTTTGCCTGTAATTTAGAGCCTTCTTATAAGAACATGAATAAGTGAGCTTTTATTAAGATTCCCAAGACTTTTTCACGCCTTTAAAAATCAACTTTGAGTCCTTTAAagattcatttcatttgatgATCTGCCCAAACGTAACATCAAGTAAATTCTATTAGATAATGGACTAAAATCCAATCCGAATCAAGTTCATCCTTTGCACCTGCAGGGAATTGCTGTCtcatc
This genomic window contains:
- the apba2a gene encoding LOW QUALITY PROTEIN: amyloid-beta A4 precursor protein-binding family A member 2 (The sequence of the model RefSeq protein was modified relative to this genomic sequence to represent the inferred CDS: deleted 1 base in 1 codon), with protein sequence MKPVMALRRKQENKAFISELNPSASSLVSEKPEKISGDGDDPNLEKPGRSKHDIQPSSPMRARSSLTDGSEDESSPPQPDSMDEDSLSEYENIASGEEEGEEHDYEEDLQTEADRMTYYVHCCPEDESYMEGMDCHEGPDGAEGPGTSRDLGVNSKPEAWGPSEGFYEVVQKDATTLVYKRPEPITETTFVQAPMAEDEEDDEETEEELEDSEEEDDGYFFYKDAEENNNGIRHKGDDGFAIRTQDFNRGQGRNQDNPKHSKDVTPGSSYTHRGRIGKDSPKDRDVPGVKGGRDDPGQSSRYQGQKTEREHKRDQDAGGVTAKAKQADPEDSVVWKKRHSLKNSREDNRDREEIYSQQQRKSPGDSKNRPACSHKPKGANGKQSFDVDEEQLEKQVKAKSKVVPQNSGRDKGGCQHTNDERGTPDGSRTSESSSCRRNSQPRVCETTSVQSRDKQMQKDLAKPTEEKSRVSQEQVCQSSPNDRRTETPAGQNREPPQKNPSFPSFVDIPGPCEPEDLVNGIIFAANYLGSTQVLSDRNPSKSIRMKQAQEALDCVKSVEGDAHSLTEIDLFISTKAIKVLNADTQETMMDNALRTISYIADIGNVVVLMARRRLSNSSSLDCTDSGLAGENRKQYRMICYVFESEDAQLIAQSIGQAFSMAYQEFLRANGINPKDLSQKDYSDILNSQEMYNDDLIHFSNSENCKEIQLEKQKGEILGVVIVESGWGSILPTVILACMLNNGPATRSGKLNVGDQIMAVNDTSLVGLPLSTCQGIIKGLKNHTQVKLSVVSCPPVTTVIIKRPDLQYQLGFSVQNGIICSLMRGGIAERGGVRVGHRIIEINGQSVVAMAHEKIVHALSVSVGEIKMKTMPAVMFRLLTGQETPVYI